TTATTGCTGctaggaagaaagaaatcctacctgtcttttgctttttagatcttctctttattttattgctgtttttctcttttgttttttgatatgcTGCAATTTCATCATGATGTTTAGgcataaagttatatatatattatttttatgttatttggcAGTTTTTTCTTTGTGGGGATGGATATGTTTTTATGTAATCCAACTTGGATTTGGTGAGCTCAGTGAATCTGAAATGTGCTGTTTTCTAAtaattctggaaaatattctGAGGGTCTCTCTTATATTCTATATTACTTACATTCTCTATTATTTCACTATGAGACTTCACTTAGACATACAGGAGACTTTGTCTATCATTCGTATCTCTTACCCTTTCTTTCAGAtattccatctcttttcttttttaagatattatttatttacttgacagagagagagcccataagcaggaggagcagcaggcagagggagaagcaggctctcagctgagcagggagcctgacatgaactggatcccatgaccctgggaatCTGACCtgccctgaaggcagacgcccaaccatctgaggcacccaggaacccccaaatatttatttctatatagtaagaccacaaaaatatttgaagaaactaGGTTAATATTTACATAATCTTGAGATGGGTTAAGTGACTTTTTAAGCATTGTACCAAAGTCTGTAGCCATAAAGATTTGGATATGAAGGAATGTGAAACTTCTACTTCAAAATACCATGAAaatcaagacaaatgaaaaaatgggggaaattttTGGAAAAGTATGTGACAAAGGATTAATAGCTTTCATATGTAAAGAGTGATTTCAAATCAGCAGGAAAAAACTTTCAGTAGGAAAACTGATCGTGGAAATGAACGATTTATTAAAGAAGGAATACAAAtgcctaaaaagaaaaatgttgagcCACAGATGTAATCAAAACAAGTAAATTAAAAGAGCAACgaaattaatatttcttatttatcagACTGGCAAATATGAATAAGAACATTATCCAATCCCAGCAGGGTTAAAAGGGAAGTGAGCCTTGTTAATAACTGCTGACTAGAATGAAATGGATGATGCCTTCTTGGAAGTCAATGCGGAGTGTGTAAAAAACGTAAAAATGGGTGCTTTGTTACTCAACAATTACAACTTGCAGGAATGCATCCTAAGGAAAATATATTGGGGCAGTTGTGCAAATATGTGTGTAGTATTGTCACCTATAATAGTGAAGGGTCTTAAAATATGTATCCAGTCATAGTGTTGATCAAACTATCCACCAGTGGACTCCTGTCATTACAACCGTAGGCATTAACACGAAAAGACATTCATGAGGTATCGGGAAGCGGAAAAGCCAAGGTCACCAACCACACCTTACATAATGTACGCGCGAAACAGCCCGTCTTTGTTAAATACGTACATGTATGTATTTGCGCGGGTGCATCTGAGTTTGGAAGAGCAGATACCAAAACGTTAAGAGCCATTACATTTGGCCCATAGGAtgctgttttcattcttttattattgttatcGTTTTTTGTCTGTCCTGTCTCCGTTCAAAGAACATCACTTCCATAATCACAGGTCATCGGTGGGAGGTCAAGGAGCAGCGCGTTTCCGAGGCGCCAGTCCCAGCACCAAGGCAACCGCCTTCCGCCCGGCACCAGGCTCACGGGTGCCAGCGTCCGCTCCACGTACGCGCGCCGCGGGAGCGCTCAGGGTCCGCGGCGGCCTGTCAGGCACCGCCGAGGCCACCCCAGGCAGCCCGCGGGTCCtcgcgggggggcggggcacgCCAGCCCGGAAGAgacgccgcgccgcgccgcgcatGCCCCTTCCTTTCCAGCCCCGGTCCGGGTCGTAGCAGGCGCCAAGGTGAGTTTCTCCGTGGTCCGGCTCGCATCGGCGTCCATCCTGGCTCTCCGGCTGTCGCAGTCGCTGCTCCTCcccggggacggggcggggggccgcTCTCCCGCTCCTAGCACGCCCGTTTTTGAGTAGTGAGGGGGCCGGGGGGCTCTAGTAGGAGAGGACTGGCGTCCCGTCGGCGGAGGCCGAGGAGGGGAGGTGTGAAGCCCTTGTGTCGCGGCCAGCCTCAGGCGAGGTGAGGGAAGCTGCGCCTTGTTTGCCCGCTCGCCGCGGGCCGCCTCCTTGCCCGGCCCTGGAGCTCTAGTTTGAGGGAAGAATGGAAGGGGGTGAAGGTGCGGGCCTCCTTGCTCGGCCCTTTGCTTTTGGGTCCGCGGCCCGCCACGAACGGAGGGCCCTCCAGACCCTCCCTGCGTCCCCGAAAGTGTGCCGCGCCCTTCCGCGCTGCGTACAGTTGCTGATCCTCCCCAAGTGCCCCGGGGTGCGGGGTTTGCGCCCGCGCCCCCCTGGCCCGTTACTCCTCCGTGGGTCTGGAGCGTTCGGGAGCCCTGCCCCTGTTTCTGCTCCAGTGTCACGGCAGCTGTCTTCTCACGCGCCTCTGGGGAGTGGAGGAGGGTCACTGGCGGCGTTCCGTTTTGCAGGGTTTCAAGATCTCCCTGCATGTTTTCTGTGCTGTGGTTTGAGGTTTCAGCCCGTTGGACGGGGTTCGGGGTGGTCGTGCTGGGGTCTTGCACGTAGCTCACCCGGCTGGCCCCTAGCTGCACTGCTTAGAAACGCTCCGGATGATTTTGCTTCATTCCAGATGTTGATGCCCAAGAAGAACCGAATCGCCATTTATGAACTCCTTTTCAAGGAGGGGGTGATGGTGGCAAAGAAGGACGTCCACATGCCCAAACACCCTGAACTGGCCGACAAGAATGTGCCCAACCTTCACGTCATGAAGGCCATGCAGGTAGCCTGGGGGCTGCTGGAGTGGGGTGCAGATGGAGGGATTTTCCACTAAACTAGAGGCAGATTCCAAGGAGAGGTCAGGACAGCCAAGCAGCTTGCTGCCTCCAAGGGCGCTGAGGTAGATACACCGTGAAAACTTGTCTATGCAACGTAGCTTCCTTTTGCACTGAGTTGCTAGATTGAagtctctgcttgtgtcttgacggtggttttctttctgtcttaCAGTCTCTCAAATCCCGAGGCTACGTAAAGGAACAGTTTGCTTGGAGACATTTCTACTGGTACCTTACCAACGAGGGTATCCAGTATCTCCGTGATTACCTCCACCTACCCCCCGAGATTGTGCCTGCCACTCTGCGCCGCAGCAGACCGGAGACCGGCAGGCCACGGCCCAAAGGTATGTCGCCCGAATAAAGACCTGCTCTGCAACTGCTCTTTCTCAGGAACGGTGTATGTGAAACTGCAGAGGGCAAAGGAGGCCTTAGGATACACCATTGGGGTCGGCGTTAGAGGAGCCCTGCATGCAGGACCTAGGCCTCGTCCTGGAGCCTCTGTCCCCTGACATGGGACTTAGACTTGTAATGGAACTGCAGTCAGGTCAGGTCTTCAAACCATCCCAGGAGATCCCATTAAGCACAGAATATAGTCTGTGTCCAGGCACATGTGGTAGAGTATTGAGTAACTGGCAGGACGGGGCAAAACTGTTTGCCACATGTGAGAGAAATGGAATggagaattttctagaatttcttggCAATGGGagcaaaaataatcagaaatcaAATAGGGGAAAACGGATGTGTGTATGATAGTGTGAAAGGATGTGCTTGTGGGGGGATGGTGGATTACGTTCTGGCTCAAGACCATTGCTGGCTCACAATTGTGTTTTCTCAAGGTTATGGTTCTCTTTCCCTAGTTTCTGAAAGAACTTGTTACAGGAGCTTGGTAGTAGTAGTCTGTGGGCTTGGGTGATGAAGTGCAGAGATCCCTAAAAACAGATGATCACCAAGACTGTCTGGGTCCCGTAGGGAGAAGCTTGGTAGctcaggaatctgtattttttatgaATTCTCCTTAGGGGATTCAGGTGGTTAGGTGGTGGGGTTATGTATCTGTAGAGCAGAGGTTCTCTGCTGCATCTTGGAGTCTCTGGGGCAGTGGGATACCATTGTCTGTGCCCCTACAGATTCTGATTTTGTTGGCATAGATGGAACCTGGCATTTATTTTAGGTTCAGTCTTCTTGGgctgaaaaaataataacataattgACCTTTGAAACAGCTCAGGGCCTGGGACACCTGTGTCGTCGTCCGTCTCCCCCAACCCTACCCGCCTCATAGTccaaaatccatgtataacttgaTTCTCTGAAAACTACTAACAACTTGCTATTGACCAGAAGTCCGTCTGATAACAAATAGTGGATTGGCATACAGTTTGTACATCTGTTATATACCCTATCCTTATAATAgagaaaacattattaagaagATCATAAGGAAAATAGATTCGTTGTGCTACTATAATCTCATTGATCAAAAAGATCATGAACCCATGCATTTCAAACCTGTCTTGTTCAA
The Canis aureus isolate CA01 chromosome 7, VMU_Caureus_v.1.0, whole genome shotgun sequence genome window above contains:
- the RPS10 gene encoding small ribosomal subunit protein eS10; the encoded protein is MLMPKKNRIAIYELLFKEGVMVAKKDVHMPKHPELADKNVPNLHVMKAMQSLKSRGYVKEQFAWRHFYWYLTNEGIQYLRDYLHLPPEIVPATLRRSRPETGRPRPKGLEGERPARLTRGEADRDTYRRSAVPPGADKKAEAGAGSATEFQFRGGFGRGRGQPPQ